The following are from one region of the Salvia splendens isolate huo1 chromosome 2, SspV2, whole genome shotgun sequence genome:
- the LOC121769417 gene encoding cyclin-U2-2-like yields the protein MALISPRTLRYDLYSYSYQQDSKTPSVISVLASLIERTLARNARAKTKTKTKTSVFDCIETPDMTVQSYLERVFRYTKAGPSVYVVAYIYIDRFCQLHPDFRLGPANVHRLLITTIMLASKYVEDKNYRNSYFARVGGLTTEQMNKLEVEFLFMVKFKLHVNVSVYKSYCSHLEREVSSGGGYQIERTLRCAIEIKSKQRFNNNNNNNDNDHRLFL from the exons ATGGCCCTAATATCACCAAGAACATTGAGATACGATCTCTACTCATACTCCTACCAACAAGACTCAAAAACCCCATCAGTCATCTCGGTTCTCGCCTCGTTAATCGAGAGAACCCTAGCCAGGAACGCCAGagccaaaaccaaaaccaaaaccaaaaccagtgTTTTCGATTGCATTGAAACGCCAGACATGACAGTGCAATCCTATCTCGAGAGAGTATTCCGGTACACCAAGGCAGGCCCCTCCGTGTACGTGGTGGCCTACATCTACATCGACCGATTCTGCCAACTCCACCCGGACTTCCGCCTCGGCCCCGCCAATGTGCACCGCCTCCTCATCACCACCATCATGCTCGCCTCCAAATACGTCGAGGACAA GAATTATAGAAATTCATACTTTGCTAGGGTTGGTGGATTAACAACGGAGCAAATGAATAAATTGGAGGTTGAATTTCTGTTTATGGTGAAGTTCAAACTGCACGTGAATGTGAGTGTTTATAAGAGCTATTGCAGCCATCTAGAGAGAGAGGTGAGCAGTGGAGGAGGCTATCAGATTGAGAGAACTTTGAGGTGTGCGATTGAGATTAAATCTAAGCAGAGatttaacaataataataataataatgataatgatcATCGGCTTTTCCtctga